The Candidatus Phytoplasma asteris DNA segment TCTTTACACTATCTAGTTAGGTAAAAAAAATGAAAAACTCGTTAACAAAATGAAAAGAAAATAATCTTTGGTATCAATTTAACATTTTTCTTAAAAAAAGGCGCACTAAAGTAACCTTTTTCAAGGTTATATTATTTGATGTTAAATCAACTAAAAATTTATCTCAGATTTTGAATATATTGAGATGGAGTTGAATAGTTTAATTTACTTAAAATCCATTGATTATTCCAAAATTGAGGAAAATGATTAATTAATTTTTTTATTTTATCAGGAGATTTTTGAAATAAAAATGGATTTTGATGTTGTAAGATTGTTTTCATTTGGCCGAAAAAGTTTTCAATTACGGCGTTATCACGAGGAGTAGCTTTTCTTGACATGCTAATTAAAAAACCTTTTTTTATTAAAGTTTGTTGAATTTTGAGTGATTGATAAACTTTTCCTTGATCGGAGTGAATAATACAAGGTTCTTTTAATGAAGGTAATTTTTTGATGGTGTTTAAAACTAAATCTTTATTTTGTTGGTTTGAAACATGTGAAGTGATGATTTGGTTATTAAAAGAGTCAATAATACAAGAAAAATAGAGAAAACCTTGATTAGTTTGAAAATAAGTAATATCAGTAAAGAGTTTTTGGAGGGGTTTGGTAGACATAAAATCTTGATTGATTAAATTAGGAATTATTTGGAGATTATTTTTTAAATTACGATAAGTAAAATTTTTTTTGATTCTTAAACGACAACTAATGTCGTTTTTTTTCATGATAGTATAAACTTTTTTCTTGGTAATGAATTCGTTAAAAGTTTTTTGGTATAAATCAGTGATTTTCCGATGACCGTAAAAATATTGATAATGGAGACATAAAGCTTTAATTCTTTTTTGTTGTAACAGGTATTTTTCTTCTTTTTCTTTTAGTTTAGTTTTAACTTTCAACCAATAATAAGTACTTCTTTTAATTTGAATTGTTTTTAAAATAGTGGTTAAATTCAGAGTTTGATTAAATTGGTTGACTAAATGAAAAACTATTTTTTTATCAATTTTTTTAATCTTTTCAATGATTTTTTGTAATAATTTAATTTTTTGTTTTAATTTTTGCATCTTAATACCAATTATCTTTATAAATTATTTTGAAATATATCAACTATTATACTTTAAAAGATGTTTTATTGGATAAATAAGCGCTTCAGCGCGTTCATCTTTTTATTTCATAGATAATATTCAATACTTGGTAAGGCAATTAATTTAAAAAATTAAAGTTGATTTAATAAGTTGATTTAATAATTAAAAAAAATTAAAAAAAATAAAATTACCTCAAAAAGAGGTTTTTATGATATCGACAAATAATAATGATATGAAAAATGATAATTCGATAATATCAA contains these protein-coding regions:
- a CDS encoding IS3 family transposase; protein product: MQKLKQKIKLLQKIIEKIKKIDKKIVFHLVNQFNQTLNLTTILKTIQIKRSTYYWLKVKTKLKEKEEKYLLQQKRIKALCLHYQYFYGHRKITDLYQKTFNEFITKKKVYTIMKKNDISCRLRIKKNFTYRNLKNNLQIIPNLINQDFMSTKPLQKLFTDITYFQTNQGFLYFSCIIDSFNNQIITSHVSNQQNKDLVLNTIKKLPSLKEPCIIHSDQGKVYQSLKIQQTLIKKGFLISMSRKATPRDNAVIENFFGQMKTILQHQNPFLFQKSPDKIKKLINHFPQFWNNQWILSKLNYSTPSQYIQNLR